TGAGTCTTTAATCAAGAGAACTGATGGTTCTCAGGGTAAATGAATTGGTTAATTCTTCTTATTTGTGGGATGGAGAAAGTTAGCCTAGGGAGCAGGCCAGCAAATTGCCTGTTTATCCTGTTCATATTGTAATTTTTGGTTTGTTTTATATGCATAATGTTTTATTTGAATAGCTGAGATCACCAAAGAAAATAAAGGAATGGTGTACTGAATAATTTGCTTTGTAACTTTGCAGATGCTTTTGAGTTGAGCCATGGTACTAATACATCTGCAGAAGGAAGTGAAGAATACGGATTTAGAGAATTGGTTCGGCATACAATGTTTGAGAAGGGCCAAAGTAAGCGTATATGGGGTGAATTGTACAAAGTTATAGATTCATCAGATGTTGTTGTTCAGGTTATTCTACTTTCCTTCAACCAAATGAAAGAACATATAACTTTTGGTTTGTCATTCATGAAGAAAGCTAATagatgggggggggggggagggagGGAATCTGAGATTGacctttattttctgtttttgcTAGTTAATGAATATATGATGTGAATTGCATGACACTAGGGTGGTGTGTATTATGTCCATTCCTTCTTTTATACTTCAGGCTTATGCAGATCGACTTTATGGATCTTTCTCTAGAAAGTTCAGATTCCAACTTTCACTTGCATATGCTTCGTGTTGACTGCCTAGTGTCTAGGGAATCTGAGATTGCgctttattttctgtttttgcTAGTTAATGCATATATGATGTGAATTGCATGACACTAGGGTGGTGTGCATTATGTCAATTCCTGCTTTTATATTTCAGGCTTATGCAGATCGAATCTATGGATCTTTCTCTGGAAAGTTCAGATTCCAACTTTCACTTGCATATGCTTTGTGTTGACTGCCTAGTGTCTAGGGTCTAGGCTCCTCTCTTACTTGAGAGTCAAAGAAGATTCTCAAGCCTTTTTGTTTGTTTGTATGTTACAGGTTTTAGATGCAAGGGATCCCCAAGGCACCAGGTGCTATCATTTGGAGAAGCATTTGAAAGAGCATTGCAAGCATAAACACATGATTCTTCTGTTGAACAAGGTCTATATGCATATTCTGTGTTTCATCTTATGATGAGGAATTActcttcttccttttgcttGTTCTCTCcgaaacttttttaaaaattgctACTCTATCCAGTGTGATCTTGTTCCGGCTTGGGCTACAAAAGGGTGGTTGCGGATATTATCCAAGGAATATCCAACACTGGCATTCCATGCAAGCATCAATAAGTCTTTTGGCAAGGTACACATCAATGTGGAATTTAGATGCACCAAACTGTGGTTGCTGCAGCTTTTGCCTTTTAAAATTCAATGTTAAATACGATGGCGTGCTTTTTCCCTGTAAGCCAACAATCTGTAGCATGCCTATTGCAACTTTGAGAAGCAAGAGAAAAACAATTCTCATTTCTGTCGCATCAATCAGTAACAGACTTGTGTTATATACAGCAAGGAAAGAAACTAAGGCAGAAAAGACTAAGAAGTAATTAATCAGTTACAGCTCAGCAACTAAATTAGACGACTGATATTGATAATTTgatactaactattacaaatgtAGATATCTAAAATAAATCTGTATTAAAGCTGAGTCATAGCTCTTCAACCTTGCAATGTTTGCTCCACTTGTTAATGCCTCTCCATCATTACATGTTAATGTTGAATTTAGACGCATTGGGCTCTCCTTTCTGATGTTTGTACGTCTTGTGATTCAATGATAACTGACATGGCATTTTTTTTACATATGATCCAACAATTAGCAGTTTTACCATTTTCTGATATCTAGATTAGGCATTTTGCTTGTAGGTATTATTGTTACATGATGTAGTTTCACCCCCTTTACGTAGACCTGCATTCTAATTTCAATTGCCAATTTACTCTTAGGTGAACTATTCAGCTAGCCTGCTGCATGTTTATAAGATCATAATAATGCTAGGAAATATATGAAGCAAATAGAAAAAGAAGAGTTTTTCTACATTCAGATTTATCAAATTGTGTACTATTATCTATAAGTGTCAGCCATTTTGTTTTAGCAGTTTGGATTCTCTATCCAAATTTGTCAAACTGATTCTTGTTAAATTCAGGGTTCTCTTCTATCTGTATTGAGACAATTTGCCCGCTTGAAAAATGACAAGCAAGCAATATCAGTGGGATTTGTTGGCTATCCTAATGTTGGGAAGTCATCTGTTATCAATACACTGCGCACTAAGAATGTAAATACTTcttttcacttttatttttcttattagaTATAGATGCAAGCCATTAGGTGATTCAATTTCATTgagaaatttattttcttctttttttaggTTTGCAAGGTTGCTCCTATCCCTGGGGAGACTAAGGTCTGGCAATATATAACATTGACAAAACGGATCTTCTTGATTGATTGCCCTGGAGTTGTTTACCAGAACAGTGACTCTGAAACTGATATTGTATTGAAGGGAGTGGTATGTCTTGTCTTTTTGCCTATGAAGCAATTATCTGGATGCATTCTGTGCTCGTTGAGCCAATGTTTTGATTCTGTCTTGTCTGGTTATTAATTCTTTTTGCAAGGTCTTACATTTTCTGTTTTTGTCTTCTAATTTCACATTTTGTCTTGTCttattattaattcattttgtGCTCGTTGAACCAATGTTTTGCTAAAAAGATATGCATATGCCTATTTTGAGACAGGAAATAGTTGTATTCTGTGAATTCTGAATTTCTCATTAGATGCTAGGTGGAGGCAAATTATCATTATGAAAAAAAGAACTTGGACCAACAAgaactaaaatataaaattgaaaaatgagcCAAGTGGATTCATTATATTCTACATAAGTGTGCTGATCTAATAACTATTTGTCTATTCTTATTTGTGCATGACTGGGGTCCTTTACAGGTAAGAGTCACAAACTTGCACGATGCTGCTGAACACATAGGAGAAGTCCTGAACCGTGTCAAGAAGGAGCACCTTGAAAGAGCATATAAAATAGAAGATTGGTAAGCTACCATTAGCATTAGTCATGATTGCTTTGTTCTGTGTAATCAAGTGCTTAAGGTCCTTTGAATCCAAATGCGTTTCCAGAGCATTATGGCCTTGTTTGTTTAAACATATTCCTCATCATAGTTTGATCTGCAGCCGTAAATAGTTGTGCCAATTTTCACTTCTTCAATATCGTTTTGAGATAATGCACCTTATTTTGTTTTAACTCCAATTGATTTTAAGAGAGACATAGATATATTTTCCCTGAACTGCTGTGCTGTATTTGTGATCTATCAGGTGAAATAATTTTTAGGCCTTGAAAAACTTAAGTTTTTCTTTTCGAGTCCCTTTCTGGATTTTGAAATCAATTTATTTCAATGAAATTAGATTAATGCTGTGAATAAACCATTATGACATTCTGTTATCAGGGATGATGAGAATGATTTTCTGATTCAGCTCTGCAAATTAACGGGCAAACTTTTAAAggtatatttcattttttttaatgcttAACTTCTAGTTTCTTAGTTGCAAAATCAAGCATCTTAGAAAATATCACACAAATGCATGTTAATGAGTATGTTGATTTCAGGGTGGTGAACCTGACCTGAAGACTGCAGCAAAGATGGTCCTTCATGATTGGCAGAGAGGTAGGATACCTTTCTTTGTTCCCCCTCCACGGCAAGAAGAGAACTCCATAGACGAATCCAATACATATGGTATAAATGAGGAGACTATGGAAAATAGTAATCAAGCTTCTGCAGCTTTCAGAGCCATTGCTAATGTCATTTCATCTCAGCAACAAAAAAGCGTCCCTGTCCAAAGGGATCTTTTTAGCGAGAATGAATTGATAGCTGATCAGCTTCCGACCGCTGAGAATGAGTTGCCTGTGCAAGCACCAGGCATGGAGGATGAGATAGCTAACAAGCTTCCAGCTAGAGAAGAAAAAATAGACGAGAATGTTGGAGCAGCTGAATCATAGCTGGCAtctttccttttgttttttttgggTTTTTCCTTAATGGAGAGGGGATCTCTTCAATTTTCCCCCCTTCATAATTTTGTCTTGGTAGGTTACGTAAAGTCTGTTGATAGCTTAAGATGGAAAATAGATGAGAATTCGtacgcttttttttttctttctttttctgttcTTTCTTGTGGTTAACTGGTTATCTTTCCAGAAAGGagaagtttaattatttttttgtgatAATTTTGAGATATTTGGTGGGAAACTCGATGCTTATTTGGTTCTATTGTTAGTAATGCGTCATGGCTATCGGAAGGTTGTGCGCCATGGTAAATTTTATCCATCGTATCTGAACTCAATAGTGTGATAATAGTATTATCTCTTAGCTTTAAATTgtaacataaaattttttaaatttcattctgatttttatttgatgcgactattctaatttttttatttttatttgatgcaATATATTTGATGAGtgaataaaaatagataaattttatttattgttctTGAACTTATAAATCACTAACTTAGACTTTACTTAGACTTAACTTTTGAATGTGTAtctattttattgtaatttatatatatatatatatatatataattattttttataattttcaggAATTAAGATTAAAGGGCACAATTCTGTAGGAAATAAGGGAACTCCAAGATGGCAAGATCTCTTGCAAATATAATAAATGGGAAAGGTTCAAACAAAGGCAAAAAACTGGAAGCTTAatatgg
The Manihot esculenta cultivar AM560-2 chromosome 1, M.esculenta_v8, whole genome shotgun sequence genome window above contains:
- the LOC110601987 gene encoding nuclear/nucleolar GTPase 2 isoform X1 yields the protein MVKKEKKTNVSGKPKHSLDINRSNGTNNDSRSAATVRRLKMYNTKPQRDSKGKILKHELQSKELPNTRIQPDRRWFGNTRVVNQKELEFFREELQNRMSSSYNVILKERKLPLSLLNDHQKQARVHLLDTEPFEDAFGPKRKRRRPKLLAADYESLIKRTDGSQDAFELSHGTNTSAEGSEEYGFRELVRHTMFEKGQSKRIWGELYKVIDSSDVVVQVLDARDPQGTRCYHLEKHLKEHCKHKHMILLLNKCDLVPAWATKGWLRILSKEYPTLAFHASINKSFGKGSLLSVLRQFARLKNDKQAISVGFVGYPNVGKSSVINTLRTKNVCKVAPIPGETKVWQYITLTKRIFLIDCPGVVYQNSDSETDIVLKGVVRVTNLHDAAEHIGEVLNRVKKEHLERAYKIEDWDDENDFLIQLCKLTGKLLKGGEPDLKTAAKMVLHDWQRGRIPFFVPPPRQEENSIDESNTYGINEETMENSNQASAAFRAIANVISSQQQKSVPVQRDLFSENELIADQLPTAENELPVQAPGMEDEIANKLPAREEKIDENVGAAES
- the LOC110601987 gene encoding nuclear/nucleolar GTPase 2 isoform X2 produces the protein MVKKEKKTNVSGKPKHSLDINRSNGTNNDSRSAATVRRLKMYNTKPQRDSKGKILKHELQSKELPNTRIQPDRRWFGNTRVVNQKELEFFREELQNRMSSSYNVILKERKLPLSLLNDHQKQARVHLLDTEPFEDAFGPKRKRRRPKLLAADYESLIKRTDGSQDAFELSHGTNTSAEGSEEYGFRELVRHTMFEKGQSKRIWGELYKVIDSSDVVVQVLDARDPQGTRCYHLEKHLKEHCKHKHMILLLNKCDLVPAWATKGWLRILSKEYPTLAFHASINKSFGKVCKVAPIPGETKVWQYITLTKRIFLIDCPGVVYQNSDSETDIVLKGVVRVTNLHDAAEHIGEVLNRVKKEHLERAYKIEDWDDENDFLIQLCKLTGKLLKGGEPDLKTAAKMVLHDWQRGRIPFFVPPPRQEENSIDESNTYGINEETMENSNQASAAFRAIANVISSQQQKSVPVQRDLFSENELIADQLPTAENELPVQAPGMEDEIANKLPAREEKIDENVGAAES